From the genome of Bos indicus x Bos taurus breed Angus x Brahman F1 hybrid chromosome 19, Bos_hybrid_MaternalHap_v2.0, whole genome shotgun sequence:
CCTTCACTCCTTCTCGCAGTGTGTTCACAGCTCTTGCGGCTGTCTCTCGCGACCTGGTTtccctgccaggcccttctgttcTGCTTCCACCCTCACTGTGGGCTCTTCCAGGTCCCAGGACCCTTTGGCGGAGGGTCCCATATCCCTCTACTTGGCCCGTCCGTTCACCGTTCACCATCTCCCGCCTCCAAGCTGTGACTGCCGCATCCTTCCCTGCCCTCTCCGGGACAGAAGTAAATTCATTGCATGTCAACTGGGCACCAAGTGTGTTCGTGGGGGGTCTGTGTGGTAGACCCTGGGGCAGTGGAGAAGTAAGTCAAAATAACAGTCCTGGCCCTTTTCTCCAAGGATCGCAGAGGACAGAGAGCTGACAATTGGCAATACCTCCAAGTAGAGGTGGACAGAGGCCTCTTCCAATGGAGCTGGGTGTGCCCGCTCCCTCCCACCTTATGACCCTAGGGCCAGGGTAACACCTCTGGTCTACCTCTCACCATTTCTAGAATCTACTCACAAGCTCCCTTGCTAGTGTTGGGATTATTTCTCAGGCAGAATGTTCTCTCGAGGTTGGCAGGAGACGTCTGGGCCCTGCTCTGGGAAACGCCTAGTCTGAGAGGGGAGGCAGGACGGACTGAAGAGAACAACGCagctgggcagagctggggtcAGCACAGCTGTGTGAGGGGCTCCAGGGAGAGGGTTctcagaggaaaggagggaggtggTGTGGGCTCCCAAGAaaggggccaggctggggtgcTTGGGGCCAAGGGAGGGGGGTGGCTGGGACGGGGTGACTGCCCAATCTGCGGAGGGAGCAGCAAATATAAGTACATTTCCCCACCAGGGGCCGGCGAATGATGGGAGGGGGTGGCTGCCCTCTTGCCCTCAGCACTGGGAGTGTTGGAGCAAGGAAAGAGAACCTCAAAGGTCCCCCCAGGGAATCACCTTCCCCCTTGTTATTTCTGGCTCCATTTTCTTGGTCAAGAAGGGTGTCAGTGGTAATGCAAATGAGGAGGTGTTGGAGGTGCTGGCCGACACCCATCCTGTCCCCCTCccagccctcctctgccctcccttcccctAGGCCTGCACTCACAGCGGATTGGAACACAGGCCGGGCACGCCTGGGGCCTTTGCCCTCAGCTGAGTCGGCATGGAGGGGCAGGGTGACGCTGCGGGTTCTAGGGGCCTCTGCCTCTGCcacaaggacagggaagctacCACGAGGGCCTTCAGCGGATGCCCACAGGCCTTCCCCTACCCCAACCCCTCCCGCCCTCAGTCCTGCCAGGCCCCCTTGGGTTATTAACATCTGCATAGACAGTCAATGCCTCAAACCAGGCTGCCGATAGGAAGGGCACAGCCCGGAGTCCTGTCCGCAGCACCCCCTTAACCAGGGCCCTCTGCAGAGGTCCATTAGATTTCAAAAGGCACTGAGGCAACCAGGAGGCACAGCTCTGAGTGCCAGAAATTTCTCTGGACTGAATCAACAGAGAGATTAGAGGAGGGGCAGGAACAGGATCATACTGGATCTCTCACGGTTCCCCTGAATGCGGTCTCTGCCCAGACTCCTGGTTCAACCCCTTCTCAGTAAGGACCGCCTCGCCCCAGGTGGTTCATCGCTGTGTCTAACCTCCATTCTTCCTGCAGTAGCCAAAGTGGCTCTGTTCTTTGCCCTGGCTAAGGGAGAAATGGGACTGGGGGAGCAAGCAACCCTGTCAAGATATCACTGACTGAAACCCCCACCCCTCTCTGTTCCTCCTCATTAGTCCTAATCAGCGGGGTGTGGTGTTTCTCATTAACACGGCTGACTCACCCACACACCCCTCCCATTTGCTAGCGATCAGCttcccacccccccaacccccccatcccccgcctctcacatacacacacaccagcagcagcagcttctgatAGAAGCTCTTAATTCCTCAGCTGATCGCCTGGCACAGCTTCTACAGGGACCCAGGAGAGGGGCAGGGTGGCTGTAGGCTGGTAGCTCTGGCGGAGGAAATCAAAGATGAGGCCGGGAGGCCCACAGGGCAGCTGGTGGATGAAGGAGAGACAGAGGGCAGTGGGGCTGAAGCTGGGATGTTGGGTGCCGGCCTTTCCTCGGGCACTTGGAGGTGAGGCCACAGATGGCTTGGAGTCTGTGACTCCTCCCTGCCACTGACCCCCTCCTCCCCAAGTCCAGCTCCCCGTCTGTGCTGGTGAAAGTGAGTGGGTTCCCAGGTGTCATCTCCAGCCTCCATAGGGTCTTCCCCCGCTTTGCTCCTGTGCAAGTTGTCCCACCCTCCTCACCTCTCCAGGAGCCCAGAGATCCAGACCCCTCTGCCTCCCACTCTCTCAGGCCCTGGGGTCCCTGAATTACTCCCATAGAGTAACGAGTGTCCTCATGTCTGATCGCAGCCCAGATCCCATTGGGAAGAGAAGTATGAGTGTTGGCAGGGCTCCCCAGCCCCTAGTCCTCTCCTTTGGGCAGCCATTAAGTTAAAGGCTGCACGTCTAGAGGAACTGGGCTGGGGAAACACtagctttttcttccttcctccccttcccttccagcCTCAAGCAGCTTCCCGTCCTGCATCTGAGCCCTTTCCCACGTCCTTAGAGATGGAGGAGACATGTTGCTGGAATCTGCACCTGACGTTGCCATACTCACCCCCCGCCCCGTGACAGGAGTGTCCAGGTTGTGGGTAGCTGGGTTTCCTCACCCCTTCAGACATATGCCCAAGGACCAGGTGAGGTTACACAAGCCATGCCCCACACAGCTCATTTCCAGGTCATCCTTTGCCCTTCTTTTCAATGGCTGgcatttctctttgctttgtgtCTTTTTACCACCCCTAATTTTCTCGTGTCCTTCTAGCAAATGCTTCCAGGGATCCAAACAAAACCCAGATACCTGGGTGCTGCCTTCATCCATGGCAGAAAGAAAACCTCTTCCATGAAGTGGGAGAAATCAGGGGAACTCATGTGCCAGAGATTCCAGAACCCTCTCTCACAGGGCTTGTAAGAAGCCATGTCCCATGGGGATGTCTGTTCTtgccttccctggcagtcaggACTTGGCTGCAGATGAAATCAGGGTTGGATAAGCTTTTAGCAGCTATAGTTGTCAACTGCAACAGAGGAGCAGGGAAGTCTCCCTGTGGGGGCTGCACATTGGCACGGAACGGGGAGGGATGTAAACCCCAGGTCTGGAGCTGGACCTTGGGTCTTCAGTGAGCAATGGCTCCTGCCTTTTGCTTTCAAGTGAATCCTTGGCCAAAAAGTGTCACATGGAAATGAAAGGCACCAAGATTTGATGAGTAAGTAGCTCAGGCCCTTTCCGCAGACAAGAGGGCACGGCCCAAGCTGGGGCAGAAGTCACGGGTTCACGACCTGGCTCTGACCTCCCAGGCTATGGTACTTTTCAAGGCAGCCGCTGAGCCGCTCCCCGCTCTCTGACCCACAAGGACATGGAACCCAAATAAATGTTCCTTCCTTTTTGAGGCTCCAGTCTGGTTCCTGGCATGAGAAATCatttgatgaaaaagaaaaaaacagtgctACGGGTAAATGAATCCTCAGGCTACAGAACCTCTACCTGCCAGACCTGCTGGGAGGGAAAATTCACGAGTCCCTGACACCTGCTCAGGGCTGGTCACGAAGACGCCCTCTGCTGCTCCCCATCTGTTCCAAATAAAGTCCACATCACAAGTCACCTGTAGCCACTCGCATGCCTGCGTCTCCAGAACCACCTGGGAACATGAGGGCCCTAAGCATCCCCTACTTGCCCTCCTGTGGTTGTGGTTACTTGAGACAGTTTCCAAGACCTTCCGCCTATAAGGGTTCgttctctccctcccccagccacaGAGAGCACAGACCAAGAGCAGATGGAACAGGTAAGTTTTATTTGGACTTTCAACTTGTTCAGAGAGCTCAGGGGCCCCACCTCCCCTTTCCAGTCCCCCTTCCCTGTTTCCCCTCCCTAGGGGGACACTCAAGGTACAATGCCATGTGTCCCTGGAGTCCTCGACCCCTTGCCCGCCCCGacacacccccaccctcccctgcactgaggaggaggggaggggtgtgAGGAGGTGGGGGACCTGGAAGCGTTGGATCAGAATGGTACATGCACTGACAGCAGCACCCACTGCCCCCGCCCGGGCTGAGGCCTGGGAGAGGCTTGCAGTGGAGGAGAGTGGATTCATCGTGGGGCAGCaggctcttgcctgggaagctcCCCACCTCAGCCCTGGGGACCCCCTGGCCTCCTGCTTACCCGTCCTTCTGAGGGTACGACTCTGAGGTAGATTTCACAGAGGGAATGTGGGTCGCTGGGGTGTGGGAAGGGGGTTAGCTCTTTTGAAGTTGATCTCCACAGCACCCTGGGCCCATCCTCAGGTTCTGGCCTGGGAGGCTGGGCTGATGACATCCACCCAGCTATCAGAGGCTGAGTCAcacctgggctccagggcacctGTGGTGTCGGGGCTTGAGTGGGGTCAGGTTGGGGGGACGCATCTGCCTTAACAACCTGCGCCTTGATGCTGGGGGCTCCAGAAGAAGGGCATGGGCCTGGGAGGCAGACACAGATGGTTCACCGGCCTGAGGGTCATGGTGCCTCAGGGCAGACTCTTGGGGCCAGATGCTCCGAGTCCTTTAGggtcctccctctcctctcccaccctccctaTTCCCCAGGGTGGGCTGAGGGGGAAAACAGGGCTGGCCTGCAGGGAACGGCAAGAAACAAGATGCCTCCTTCCCCCATTGGGGGGGCCCATGCCACGAGCTCCAACCTGGCCAGGGGATGGAGGAACCGGCATCAGTGTGCAGGGCAGGCTCTGGGACCCCACAGGGAGGCACTCCCGGGACAGAGCACAGCCTGAGAAAGGTGGCCATCTGGGTAGGGGCTGGGGGAGCTTCTGGAGTCTTCTGATACCCTCCTCTCTCCCAGGCCCAAGCACTAGACACCTTCTTGGATTCAACTGTTTGAGAAcagaaaggcagaaggagaggctGGGTAGGATacgcccctccccatcccagcccttcccacctccccagcaGTAGCCAGGGAGCTGGGGAGAGCCTTGGCTGACCTCCCAGGAAGAGTCAGGGCTGAGTGGTGCCTGGACCAGGGAAGACGGCACACACATTGACTCAGTAGCTAGTGGAGGTATCTGGGGGTCGCAAGGGGCAGGGGCCCCCCACGAGATTCATGCAGCATTCAAAGTGAGTGAGTGTTTGGGGGTgatgggagaaggaggagaaactgccagtgggtggggggaggcaccCTAGATCTTGCTGTTCTCCAGGTGGGAGTCAATGTGTTTGATGAGGGCATCATCTGGGTACCCGACTGGGAAACCCAGCTGGCAGAGGGGGCAGCTGAGAATATCGGAGCCCACTGTCTCCATCAGCAGCTGTGGGGAGAGAAAGGAGTTGTTTATGGTCCACATCCATCCTTCACAGTCCCCACTTTCCAGCTTGCCCTTTCCTAGGACTCAAGACAGGGAGCGCTGTGGCATGAGAAGGCGTCTGGGCACTTCTCCTACAtcacccccttcctcctcctccctaaCCACTTTCCACCAGTTAAGCACCCACTCTCCCAATCCTGGGCATGGTGTCCCCAGGTGGTGCTGAACAGGGAGGTAGGTATGCTCAGCCTGCCAGGATATCTGCAGCAATGAGGGGAGCCAAGACCCAGACATGCCCTCAGAATACTCGGACACAGCTCCCTGGTAACTCAGAGCAACGGATAACCCTAACAATGTACAGCCCCGAAATAACTTCGTCTGACTCTGGAATGTATTTTGGTCCTTCCAGGTGGCAAGGGTTGGCTCTGACATCCAGGAAACTCACTATTTCTGTGAAACGATACAGCCCTGAGAAACGGTTGTCTTCTAGACAGAAAAGGGCAGGGGCTCTGAGGCCTGATAAACAGAACTGAATGAGCAGGGCTGTCCCTGTCGGGACCCAAGACCAGTGTCAGCATGGCCTCCACCACCAATTAATAGATGTTTACTattgggccaggcactgtgcagaGTGCTTTGGGTTCACCGCCTCCCTCTTGAGAATTCTCTAATGGAATCAGATAATAAGTCATTgtcctcattttccagatgagaaaactgagggccgAAGAAGATAAAGAAGCTGCCCGAGGTCCCAAAGCTATTAAGTGTTGAAGTCCAGAATCAAAGCAAGGACTGTTGCTCTTAAGACTGGATCTTTAACCATGAAACTGAACAAGTTTTAGAGTGCGGTCCCAATTCAAGCCAAGAAAACGCCACTGGAGAGAGAGGGGGACGCGCCGTCCGGGGGAGGAGCGTGGAGTCAAAGGAAGGTAGCCCCGCCCATCATTCGGTGCGAAGCCGAGGGCGGGGCTCCCGGGTCGACTGGCCAGAGTGCACTTACGTTAATGGACGGCCAGGACTGCGCGTGCTCGGCGTGGGCATAGGCGGTGGCGGCCGGCGACTCGGGGACCGGGAAGCCCGCGCAGAACGAGGCGCAGCGGATGGCGCCGGCCTCCGGGCTGGGCGGACTGGCGGGCACGGCCCACTCCTCCTCCTCCGACGGCTGCTTCTCGAAGCGCAGGCGGATGCTCTCGAAGGCGCGCCGCGGACTGAGGGGCCGGCCGGGGCCGTAGAGCTCGCCGCCGTAGGCCCGCGGCTTGGGCAGCGTGGCCGCCTCGGCTTGCAGCCAGGGCGGGGAGGCGCCCGCGTAGCCCGCGCCCTCCGCCATCTCTGAGTAGCTGCGCCGGCCCTGGAAGCCAGCCTTCACATGGTGGCTGGGCGGCTTGGCGTAGGCTCGCTCGGCCAGCGTCCTCTCcccgggcggcgggggcggcggagGCCGGGGCTGCGGGGCCGGGCAGGTGGGGGGCCCGGGGGAGCGGCGCTGCGGGCTGGGGGACTGACACGGCAGCGGCACCGGCGAGCGCCGCTGCGGGACGGGCGACGGACAGGAGGGCGAGGCCGGAGAGCGGCGCTGCTGGGGCGAGGGGCAGGGGGGCCCAGGAGACCGGCGCTGGGGGACAGGGGACTGGCACGGGGGGCATGGGGGCGCCGCGCGGGCCGGCGGGGAGTGCGAGGGGCACTGGGGGGCCGGGGAGTGGCGCTGCGACAGCGGCGAGTGCCTCTGGCCTAGAAGAGAAACGGAACACGTCAGGTGACAGGGGTGAGGATAGAGGACGTCAGGACTGGGGAGCCCGGGCCTTGCCAGCCACCAGTGCCCACCCACTCTCCTCCCGAGTGGAACAGGCCGGGGCACCGGGGAAGGAAGTGGAGGGTGGCCActgctgccctctgccctctggtcCTCTCACCGCCACTCCGGGCCTGCTCCTGCAGCAGCGTCCTCAGAATCCTCCCCTGCAGCGAACTCAGCTCCCGAAGCCggcccagctcctctgtcagCTCCGTGTAAGCCAGCGCCAAATTCACCCTGAAGGACACCCA
Proteins encoded in this window:
- the TBKBP1 gene encoding TANK-binding kinase 1-binding protein 1 isoform X3 — its product is MESMFEDDISILTQEALGPSEVWLDAPGDPSLGEDMCSASHFALITAYGDIKERLGGLERENATLRRRLKVYEIKYPLISDFGEEHGFSLYEIKDGSLLEVEKVSLQQRLNQFQHELQKNKEQEEQLGEMIQAYEKLCVEKSDLETELGEMRALVETHLRQICGLEQQLRQQQGLRDVDFPSLSPPPAPAPPCADLDLHYLALRGGSSLSHAGWPGATPSMSELERRRLEEALEAAQGEARGAQLREEQLQAECERLQGELKQLQETRAQDLASNQSERDMAWVKRVGDDQVNLALAYTELTEELGRLRELSSLQGRILRTLLQEQARSGGQRHSPLSQRHSPAPQCPSHSPPARAAPPCPPCQSPVPQRRSPGPPCPSPQQRRSPASPSCPSPVPQRRSPVPLPCQSPSPQRRSPGPPTCPAPQPRPPPPPPPGERTLAERAYAKPPSHHVKAGFQGRRSYSEMAEGAGYAGASPPWLQAEAATLPKPRAYGGELYGPGRPLSPRRAFESIRLRFEKQPSEEEEWAVPASPPSPEAGAIRCASFCAGFPVPESPAATAYAHAEHAQSWPSINLLMETVGSDILSCPLCQLGFPVGYPDDALIKHIDSHLENSKI